CTACCTTTACAGTGTGACCCCGGTGGATGAGTTTGGGATAAGTTCCAAACCGGAATTAGTTGTAAAAGTAAAATATGTTTCAAACAGTACTGTCAGTGATTCATTTTTCGTTTCACAACCCGATGTGTTCGCTTCACTTGTTCATCATACTAATAATAATTTCGCACTGGTTAACTCAAATACTTCTTCACTGTTTATGGTCTCCGGTACTGAAAGGGATTTTTCAACATTTCCGCTTCCTGACAATGCTCTTCCGTATTCTGTTTCTGTTATGGAGGACTCAACTTTTATCCTTGCAACCGGTAACGGGGTCTACAACATATCACCGTCAGGAGAGAAACTATACTGGTATAATATTATGACTACAATGCTTGCCTCAAGACAATCGAGGTATATCTATTATACCACAAGAAGTGACTTTTTCTCCGACATAAATACAATCAGAATTTTAGATACCTATACGGGTTTTGATTCCCACTTCATGACCAATAAGTATGGGACAATACGGGCAATTTATGCAGATTCATCTACACTTTATTTTGCGGTTACCTATCAAAACCAGCTTGTAATCAAAAAGTCTTCACTATATAAATTTAACCCGGTCAAAATTCACAGGGTATTGTGGAATAACAGCGCTGTCTCAATCTGTGTAAATGAAAATGAAGTTGCCGTTTCCAATGGCAATATTATCATGCGATTTGACAAAGCCAACTACCAGTTAAGGGAAAGAACCGTTTTTGTTTCACCAATCATTTCATTTGCTTTGGTACCTGACGGAACAACTCTTTTCACTCTCAGTGAAGAGGGGATTATTGGTATAATAAATTAGGATAAACTGTTTTGGCCAGCGCGCGGTCTGAACGACATCCAAAACCTAAAAGAGGAGAACGTATGAAAGGATATAAAATGAGAGCAATATCTTTAAGTTTTCTGTATTTAACTTTGTCAATGTCAGTTGCATTCGGTTATGAATGGGAAAAGGTAAGTCTGCCTGAGAATTCATCTGTGATTAGTATTGCTTCTGCAGGTGGGTATCAGTTTGTTCTTGTTCAGGAAACGTCCACAATTTATCGCAGAAGTGCAGATTCTGAAGATTGGGTAGCCGTTTTTACCGGTGATTATGCCCCTGCGATAAGGATGATGTGCCTTGGAGAACGCATATACTATGTCAAAAATGAAAGAACATTTGAATACTACTACTCTGATGATTACGGTGAAAGTTGGCAGGTTTCTGAAAAGGGAATCCGGCAGAGTGTTTTTACCGGAAAGACAGTGAAAATGGGAGACACCTACATCAATGCCGGTGGTATAATACAGGTCTCTGATGACAAGGGAGTAAGCTGGAGACAGATAGGAAGTTTAATAACTCAAAGCATAAGTGTGGGAGCAAATGGTGTATATGTGGGTGGGTGGGGATTTATATCCTATTCATTGGACTCCGGGGCAACCTGGGGGTATTTATCTGAAGGTCTTCCGGAAAGAGAGCGTGTCACTGCAGTTGGAGAGATTGGTGATTCTGTACTCATTGCTTCAACTGAACAGGCATTGTATCGCTCAATGGATGGGGGACGTTCATGGGAAGTCCATGACAGATCGGTTTCTGTACGAATAAACTACACCAATGTGTCTCATTTTATTTCTTTAAATGGTATGCACTACCTTAATACCGGGACTGCAATATTTCGTCTCAATGACAAAGGAGAGGTAGTCGGTGAACTGGACACCGGATTCAGAAACGGAAGGCCGCTATACGGAGGTATTTCAGTTTTTAATGATGCACTCTATACGTCTGGTTATAACGGATTGCATAGATATTGTGAAGAGGTTGATATCTGGGATCATGTGGGCGGAATACCTTCCGGTCCGCAAAGAGCGATCAGAGGATATCATGACGGAGAGAATCTGTTTGCAGTTGTGGAGAGTGGATTTGACGATTTTTATACACGTGAGCCGCTTTGGACAAGTGTCTATGCAGACTATAGTAACAGTAGTGACTGGAGTCTTGTTCTGGATGCAGATTATGTAGTGAGATGGTTTTCAGCGGTAGGGGAAAGATATTATGTATATGGGATTATACCCGGTGCAATGTCCTGGCATCACCATGGTTTTTCAGACAACCGGGGTGAGGACTGGGAATTTACGATCCGAAACAGATGGGTGAACGAGGTTACTGTTAGTCCGGATCTTCATTTCTTTTACAATGACACACTGTATCTGAATCATGGCTCAAACATTTTGATAAGTACAGATACCCTCACAAGCTGGGATACCCTGCACACTGCATCATACAATATCCAAAATCTTTATAAATTGGGCGAAAGAATAGTATATGAGTATTATCACGTTATACCTCATGCAGGATTGAGGAACGGGATTTTCATTTCTGATGATAACGGTGAAACGTTTCAAAAGTTAGACCATTCGTCAATGCCGTATTACGGTTCGCTTCTGTATAGCAGCGAAAAATTATATTCTGTACATAAAAGTGAAAAGAATATTTTGATTTCTGCTGATTCCGGTTCTACCTGGACAGAATTCGAGTATGATTCGGAACAAAGGATCAGTGAACTGTTGTTTGCAAGCCATGGTGTACTTTTTGGCAGAGCCGTCAATTCCGGTGCGATCTTTTATTCTGTGGATGATGGCAAAGAATGGCAACTGTTTACAGATCCCCTTGGTAATACCATCAATTTCTTCAATGAAAACCTCACATTGAGCAATGATATGCTGTTCCTCAGAACTAACGGAGAACTTTATGCCCTGTCTCCGGCTTCTCTGGGGTATGTATCAGTAAGGGGCGGAATGAGAAGCCGCTCGGATCCGTTTCAATCCGCTCGGGTAAGAGTGTCCGGCCGGACTTTGTCTGTTGAGCTGAGTTTATTATCAGGCAGGTTGACTGACTACACAATAACCCTTTACGATCTTAAGGGCGCAGCAGTGAAAAGAAACAGTGGGATAATGACAACCGATCAAAACAGAATTCAAATAAACTTGTCAGGTTTGGCCCGGGGAACTTACATATACAGGCTAAATGCAGGGGATCAACAGATCTCCGGAAGAGTAATAATGAAATGATTTATCCATATGACCGGAAAAAACAGTATCTAAAAAATCAATAAGTGTAAATGTTTGGGGTCCCGATTTCGCGTCGGGGCCCAAATCCATAACAACCTCCCTAAACAGGTCTTCTTATAGATAGTACAGACCTTTTGAGTTTATACCAATTACCCGCCATTTTTAAGGAAATGAGGGGCCCTTTCTTGAAAATCACAAAAAAGCCGGGCCTTTCAATGACAAATTGAGAAAGCAGTTGAAGAAAAAAAGTGGCTTTGGACAGCAGGTATCAGATTTCATGTGATATTCCTCTCACTGAAGGAACACCGGGCCTATTTTTTTAGTATATTTATAAGCTGATTTAATTACATATTCACACATTTTCATGCAAAGTTATTATAAATGGAAAAAAACATTACCGCAATAGGGCTGCTTTCTGGCGGTCTTGACAGTACACTTGCCGCAAAATTGATCCTGGAACAGGGTATAAAGATAGTTGCAGTTAATTTTGTATCGCCTTTCTGTAACTGCACCTCTCAGAATGCCGGGTGCTCAGCTGTTGTCAAAGCTGTGCAGCAACTGGGTGATATCCCTCTGAAACGAATCAGTATGGGGGATGAATATCTCCGGATGGTCAGAGATCCAAAGTATGGACATGGCTCGGGGATGAATCCCTGTATAGATTGTCGTATTATGAAAATCTCCATGGCTGCTGAGTATATGAAAGAGATAGGGGCAGATTTTCTTTTCACCGGCGAAGTTCTTGGACAGCGTCCCATGTCACAGCACAGACGGGCAATCGATATCATAGATAAAGGGTCTGGTGTGAAGGGGTTGATTCTCAGGCCTCTTTCTGCAGCGCATTTTGAGCCCACTATTCCGGAAATTGAAGGGTGGGTGGACAGAGATAAATTTCTCGATATTACCGGAAGGTCAAGAAAGCCGCAGATCGCTCTTGCTGAGGAGAAGGGGATTCATGATTTTCCATGCCCCGCAGGAGGGTGCAAGTTAACGGAGAAACATTTTTCCGATAGACTCAGGGATTATTTAGACCACACCGAAAACCCTTCAGTTAAGGATATGGCTCTGCTTAAGGTTGGCAGGCATTTCAGAAACGAAAACGGGGATAAGATAATCGTGGCCCGGGATGAGATTGAGGGTTCGATTCTTGAGCAATTATCCAGACTTAATGATCATCTATTGATGCCGGATTTTCCTGCCCCGACAGTCATTCTCAAAGGCACAGATCTGAAAACTGCCGTTGAGAAGATGATGCAGTATACAAAACATAAAACAGATGATGAGTCCGTAATCTGGCATGTTAAGGACGGGGTTAAAGAGAACAGAAAAATTTCGGAGTTCACATCTTCACTTTCATAAGTTTGGGAAGCGTAACAAAGCTCTGCTCCTGTTTTAAAACTGCTGTATGGTTTTATAAATAACAAGGCCGGGGCCTTGAGTGATCCTGCAAATCTGAATCACAAATGCAAAAAATTGCCCCATCAGACTGCCCGTAGCAGAAATGCAGAGGGTTTGTTTATGGGGTATAGTATTTGCTCCTATAAAGAGATATTTGGGGCTTAAAATTTTTGGGCAACAGTATAAATGGATTGGGGTAACCTTATGCGTTTGGCAATCTTTACCGGTGGTTCAAGAGGTCTGGGTGCGGCACTTTGCAAAATTTTCAAAGATAATGGGTTTGAACTCATCGAGTTTTCACGCTCTGCCCCCTATCCCTATTCTGTACAAACTGATCTGTCCGACCCTGGTAGTGCCTCTGCGAAATTTTCAGAAGCTTTGAGTGTGCTCTCCGCAAAAACATGGAAAGAAATAGTGGTGTTCAATAATGCCGGAACAATCCTGCCGGTGGGGCCTACAGGCAAAAAAGAGCCA
This window of the Chitinispirillum alkaliphilum genome carries:
- a CDS encoding BNR/Asp-box repeat-containing protein — its product is MKGYKMRAISLSFLYLTLSMSVAFGYEWEKVSLPENSSVISIASAGGYQFVLVQETSTIYRRSADSEDWVAVFTGDYAPAIRMMCLGERIYYVKNERTFEYYYSDDYGESWQVSEKGIRQSVFTGKTVKMGDTYINAGGIIQVSDDKGVSWRQIGSLITQSISVGANGVYVGGWGFISYSLDSGATWGYLSEGLPERERVTAVGEIGDSVLIASTEQALYRSMDGGRSWEVHDRSVSVRINYTNVSHFISLNGMHYLNTGTAIFRLNDKGEVVGELDTGFRNGRPLYGGISVFNDALYTSGYNGLHRYCEEVDIWDHVGGIPSGPQRAIRGYHDGENLFAVVESGFDDFYTREPLWTSVYADYSNSSDWSLVLDADYVVRWFSAVGERYYVYGIIPGAMSWHHHGFSDNRGEDWEFTIRNRWVNEVTVSPDLHFFYNDTLYLNHGSNILISTDTLTSWDTLHTASYNIQNLYKLGERIVYEYYHVIPHAGLRNGIFISDDNGETFQKLDHSSMPYYGSLLYSSEKLYSVHKSEKNILISADSGSTWTEFEYDSEQRISELLFASHGVLFGRAVNSGAIFYSVDDGKEWQLFTDPLGNTINFFNENLTLSNDMLFLRTNGELYALSPASLGYVSVRGGMRSRSDPFQSARVRVSGRTLSVELSLLSGRLTDYTITLYDLKGAAVKRNSGIMTTDQNRIQINLSGLARGTYIYRLNAGDQQISGRVIMK
- a CDS encoding tRNA (5-methylaminomethyl-2-thiouridylate)-methyltransferase — its product is MEKNITAIGLLSGGLDSTLAAKLILEQGIKIVAVNFVSPFCNCTSQNAGCSAVVKAVQQLGDIPLKRISMGDEYLRMVRDPKYGHGSGMNPCIDCRIMKISMAAEYMKEIGADFLFTGEVLGQRPMSQHRRAIDIIDKGSGVKGLILRPLSAAHFEPTIPEIEGWVDRDKFLDITGRSRKPQIALAEEKGIHDFPCPAGGCKLTEKHFSDRLRDYLDHTENPSVKDMALLKVGRHFRNENGDKIIVARDEIEGSILEQLSRLNDHLLMPDFPAPTVILKGTDLKTAVEKMMQYTKHKTDDESVIWHVKDGVKENRKISEFTSSLS